Proteins found in one Sporosarcina jeotgali genomic segment:
- a CDS encoding TetR family transcriptional regulator: MTVSQSVSRGGVFVNKKEKIVQSAIQVFTEKGVEKTTVSHIVKTAGIAQGTFYLYFPSKLSLMPAIAEVMVQLTLKTVIETVDETASFDEQLQQFTDAIFAVNKEHHEIQAMIYSGLASTEHLKEWESVYAPMYQWVSSLVENGQKQKVIRADSHPDQLAKLIIGLTESAAEQIYLYDEEFDQDIRATEQKRETLLFLMNALGYTK, translated from the coding sequence ATGACAGTCAGTCAGTCAGTCAGTCGTGGAGGGGTTTTTGTGAACAAGAAAGAAAAGATTGTTCAATCTGCAATTCAAGTGTTTACTGAGAAGGGTGTTGAGAAGACGACCGTCTCGCACATTGTGAAAACTGCAGGGATCGCCCAGGGGACATTTTACTTATACTTTCCGTCTAAATTGTCTTTAATGCCTGCTATTGCAGAAGTTATGGTGCAGCTTACGCTGAAGACAGTCATCGAAACTGTTGATGAAACAGCATCATTTGATGAGCAGCTCCAACAATTTACAGATGCGATTTTCGCAGTGAACAAGGAACATCACGAGATACAAGCAATGATTTATTCGGGGTTGGCGTCTACAGAACATTTGAAAGAATGGGAAAGCGTATACGCACCAATGTACCAGTGGGTGAGTTCACTTGTTGAAAATGGACAAAAACAAAAGGTAATACGCGCTGACAGTCATCCGGATCAATTGGCGAAATTGATAATTGGCTTAACGGAATCCGCAGCAGAACAAATATATTTGTATGATGAAGAATTCGATCAAGATATACGCGCTACTGAACAAAAACGGGAAACGTTATTATTTTTAATGAATGCACTAGGGTACACGAAATAA
- a CDS encoding DUF3231 family protein, with product MGILSGNPKDQPMHYGEVIGCWAYVGANKGLISAYQTFINHAGDEGLKKLLQEAVDMMRDHDKQIEEVLKENGIMPPPTLPDRPTCSADDIPPGARFMDPEISGAVSINVGQALVSCSQVMGQCLREDIAAMFAKFHADKVMFGAKLLKLNKEKGWIIPPPMHLNGQQTKE from the coding sequence TTGGGAATTCTTAGCGGTAATCCGAAAGATCAGCCGATGCATTATGGAGAAGTCATTGGATGCTGGGCATATGTTGGTGCAAACAAAGGACTGATTAGTGCGTATCAGACTTTTATAAACCATGCTGGAGACGAGGGGCTTAAAAAACTTTTGCAAGAAGCTGTCGACATGATGAGAGATCATGACAAACAGATTGAAGAAGTTCTAAAGGAAAATGGCATTATGCCTCCTCCAACGCTTCCAGACCGTCCAACTTGCTCTGCAGATGATATCCCGCCGGGTGCACGTTTCATGGATCCTGAAATCAGTGGAGCTGTCTCTATCAACGTAGGGCAGGCATTAGTTTCCTGCAGCCAAGTAATGGGGCAATGTTTGCGTGAAGACATTGCGGCGATGTTTGCTAAGTTCCATGCAGACAAGGTCATGTTTGGAGCAAAACTCCTGAAACTGAACAAAGAAAAAGGATGGATCATCCCTCCCCCAATGCATTTGAATGGGCAACAGACGAAAGAGTAA
- a CDS encoding YitT family protein → MTFTQFKKSALFDYLQIIVGSAFVGLAFTIFLLPSRIAAGGVSGISTIVYELYGFNPAYVQWIINLPLLILGLVLVGKDFSWRTIVGTFFVPFFIFLTTDINVPIHNPLLSSIYGGIMLGIGLGIVYRGNGSTGGTALIAQILKKYTNFSSGFAQLIVDGAVVIISAFVFDLELALYAMMAIYVTSKVIDFVQLQTSPTKLILIITEQEEKVQALISSELNRGLTKVKSLGGYSNQEKTMILCVVEQSEAIYFKKIVQEQEPTSFVIFLNASEILGRGFSRAQYDD, encoded by the coding sequence ATGACTTTCACTCAATTTAAGAAATCAGCGCTATTTGACTATCTTCAAATTATTGTAGGCTCGGCGTTTGTCGGACTGGCATTTACTATTTTTCTTTTACCTTCTCGCATAGCTGCAGGCGGTGTTTCAGGCATAAGCACAATTGTTTATGAACTATATGGATTTAATCCTGCTTATGTGCAGTGGATCATTAACTTACCGCTTCTCATTTTAGGTCTGGTCCTGGTAGGGAAAGACTTTAGCTGGCGTACGATTGTCGGTACATTTTTTGTTCCGTTTTTCATCTTCCTGACAACAGACATTAATGTTCCGATTCATAATCCATTACTCAGTTCTATTTATGGCGGGATTATGCTCGGTATCGGTCTGGGAATTGTTTATCGAGGGAACGGTTCCACTGGCGGAACTGCGTTAATAGCACAAATTCTAAAAAAATATACGAACTTTTCCAGTGGATTCGCTCAGCTCATTGTAGATGGGGCTGTTGTTATCATATCTGCGTTTGTCTTTGACTTGGAACTCGCTCTATATGCCATGATGGCAATTTATGTGACAAGCAAGGTAATCGACTTTGTACAGCTTCAAACTTCGCCTACTAAGCTGATCCTGATCATTACAGAACAAGAAGAAAAAGTTCAAGCACTCATTAGCAGTGAGCTCAATCGCGGGTTAACAAAAGTGAAGTCTTTGGGAGGTTACTCGAACCAGGAGAAAACTATGATTCTCTGCGTCGTAGAACAATCCGAAGCCATTTACTTTAAAAAGATTGTGCAGGAACAAGAGCCGACATCTTTCGTCATCTTCCTGAACGCGTCCGAAATTTTAGGGAGAGGGTTTTCCAGAGCCCAATATGACGACTGA
- a CDS encoding DMT family transporter, translating to MKKAWLYVAATSFFELVWIFGFNVASVWWHWIPIVLFIFVDFHFLSKACETLPTGTVYAIFAAIGTVGTALMDVFFFDQTLSGGKIFFIVLLVAGVIGLKLADGHDEKIAAEGNR from the coding sequence ATGAAAAAAGCATGGCTTTATGTAGCAGCAACTAGTTTCTTTGAACTTGTATGGATTTTTGGTTTTAACGTAGCTTCAGTATGGTGGCATTGGATTCCAATTGTTTTGTTCATTTTCGTCGACTTTCACTTTCTTTCTAAAGCGTGTGAGACATTACCGACAGGAACTGTGTATGCCATATTTGCAGCAATTGGTACAGTCGGGACTGCTTTAATGGACGTATTTTTCTTTGACCAGACTTTAAGCGGCGGTAAAATATTCTTCATCGTCCTATTAGTGGCGGGCGTTATTGGTTTGAAACTTGCGGATGGTCATGATGAAAAAATAGCAGCAGAAGGGAATCGTTAA
- a CDS encoding AbrB/MazE/SpoVT family DNA-binding domain-containing protein, protein MRSLGVVRKVDHLGRIVIPIELRETMKLPEGQPLEFFTEAENIILRSYKIREACVITGEISSDNFELSNGMFVSPAGAEIILKEVKQAF, encoded by the coding sequence ATGAGGAGTTTAGGCGTAGTAAGAAAAGTTGATCATTTAGGGAGAATAGTTATCCCAATTGAATTGCGTGAGACAATGAAACTTCCTGAAGGACAACCACTTGAATTTTTCACAGAAGCGGAGAATATCATTCTCAGAAGCTACAAAATTCGTGAAGCATGTGTGATTACCGGGGAAATTTCTTCCGATAATTTTGAACTGTCAAATGGCATGTTCGTAAGCCCAGCAGGTGCTGAAATTATTCTCAAAGAGGTAAAACAAGCTTTTTAA
- a CDS encoding RluA family pseudouridine synthase: protein MRNNSKPSTPQAAVYKVEQEQTLLPFLLQAISKSRNAVKGILSRGQVTVNGEPTTQHDKLLKAGDRVEIMTNLAAKNDSELSGLSIMYEDDAIIVIDKEAGLLSMAAKDKKEMTAFSELSAYVRKANRSNRVFIVHRLDRETSGVMLFAKTEEVKKMLQDNWEESVKERGYAALVEGKVRNETGEIISWLKETRTFKVYSNPTNNGGQKAITRYKRLQMGAQYSLLELRLETGRKNQIRVHMEEIGHPVAGDKKYGASTNPLKRLGLHAVKLTIIHPVTKEQHTFISDPPSSFYKKSK from the coding sequence ATGCGAAATAACTCAAAACCATCAACTCCGCAAGCAGCGGTATATAAAGTAGAACAGGAACAAACACTGCTTCCTTTTTTGTTACAGGCAATATCTAAAAGCAGAAATGCAGTGAAAGGGATTTTATCCAGGGGGCAAGTTACAGTCAATGGAGAACCCACTACTCAACATGACAAATTGTTGAAAGCAGGAGACCGGGTTGAAATTATGACCAATCTAGCTGCGAAAAATGACAGTGAACTTTCAGGACTGTCCATTATGTATGAAGATGATGCCATTATCGTAATCGACAAGGAAGCGGGATTGCTGTCGATGGCGGCAAAAGATAAAAAAGAAATGACCGCGTTCAGCGAGCTCTCTGCGTATGTACGGAAAGCAAATAGAAGTAATCGTGTCTTCATCGTTCATCGCCTGGATCGCGAAACTTCAGGAGTCATGCTCTTCGCTAAAACTGAGGAAGTAAAAAAGATGCTTCAAGACAATTGGGAGGAGTCAGTCAAAGAACGCGGCTATGCAGCTCTTGTCGAAGGTAAGGTTCGAAACGAAACAGGTGAAATCATTTCCTGGCTGAAAGAGACCCGAACGTTCAAAGTCTATTCAAACCCGACAAATAATGGCGGCCAAAAAGCAATCACGCGTTACAAGCGGCTCCAAATGGGTGCACAGTATTCTTTACTTGAATTGAGATTGGAAACAGGGCGTAAAAACCAAATTCGCGTGCATATGGAGGAAATTGGACATCCTGTTGCCGGTGATAAGAAGTATGGTGCCTCGACTAATCCCTTAAAACGGCTTGGACTTCATGCAGTTAAATTAACGATAATCCATCCAGTAACAAAAGAGCAGCATACCTTTATCTCTGATCCGCCTTCTTCCTTCTACAAAAAATCAAAATAA
- the metA gene encoding homoserine O-acetyltransferase MetA, producing the protein MPITIPKQLPAGELLKQEKIFVMDEERATSQDIRPLRILVVNLMPQKEKTELQLLRLLGNTPLQVDITFLHTETYVSKNVSKNHLDTFYKTFPQVKNEKFDGMIVTGAPVEQMEFEQVEYWSEMQDILDWAKEHVTSSMHICWGAQAALYHYYGIDKQQLPAKCFGIFDHIVTDPTVNLARGFNDLFPAPHSRHTGVSKEDIEAHDEISILSYSDEVGPFIVLSKDAKNIMITGHLEYDAGTLQEEYDRDSAKGLDIDIPKNYFPNDDATLNPPNTWRSHTHLLFSNWLNYYVYQQTPFEWK; encoded by the coding sequence ATGCCAATTACAATACCTAAGCAATTGCCTGCAGGAGAATTACTGAAGCAAGAAAAAATATTTGTGATGGATGAAGAACGCGCAACCTCACAAGATATTAGACCGCTGCGTATTCTTGTTGTAAATTTAATGCCGCAAAAAGAGAAGACTGAACTGCAGCTTTTACGTCTTCTAGGCAACACACCGCTCCAAGTAGACATCACTTTCTTACATACAGAAACGTATGTATCAAAAAATGTGAGCAAAAATCATTTGGATACATTTTATAAAACTTTCCCTCAAGTTAAGAACGAAAAGTTCGATGGAATGATTGTAACAGGTGCGCCAGTAGAGCAAATGGAATTTGAGCAGGTCGAATATTGGAGTGAAATGCAGGACATTTTAGATTGGGCAAAAGAGCACGTGACTTCTTCCATGCATATTTGCTGGGGAGCTCAAGCTGCGCTTTATCACTACTATGGAATTGATAAACAACAGTTACCTGCTAAGTGTTTTGGTATTTTTGATCATATCGTGACAGATCCGACCGTCAATCTTGCAAGAGGATTCAATGATCTGTTTCCAGCTCCTCATTCTAGACATACAGGTGTTTCAAAAGAGGACATAGAAGCTCACGATGAAATAAGTATTCTTTCATATTCGGACGAAGTTGGTCCATTTATTGTCCTGTCGAAAGACGCTAAAAACATTATGATTACGGGGCACTTAGAATACGACGCGGGCACGCTTCAGGAAGAATATGATCGTGATTCTGCTAAGGGACTTGATATAGATATCCCTAAAAACTACTTCCCGAACGATGATGCGACGTTGAATCCGCCCAATACATGGCGTTCGCATACACATCTGTTGTTCTCAAATTGGTTGAACTACTATGTGTACCAACAAACACCATTTGAATGGAAGTAA
- a CDS encoding spore coat protein, which yields MTTNQDGVTHQNMHTGTVPPNMNHGGHELFDVHEVLSSAIGALNQAILLRPHVKDPELLDILDRQYRFTLDEYNITVECFKSGHDPSHPTSSYKMKEGNDFIYGMKPGQPKKPITNASEITDEIISGFLLGSAKAGASMKAMAACEVCNPVVRRVLADSVPNCIEMAYELAIYQNKHHYYQVPQLASQDMTQLLNAFAPAGQPGMPPLQ from the coding sequence ATGACTACAAATCAAGACGGAGTAACCCATCAAAACATGCATACGGGAACAGTTCCCCCGAACATGAACCACGGAGGACATGAGCTTTTTGATGTTCACGAAGTGTTATCAAGTGCGATTGGCGCACTTAACCAGGCGATTCTGCTTCGCCCGCATGTGAAAGACCCGGAGTTGCTGGATATACTCGATCGTCAGTACCGATTTACATTAGACGAGTATAACATCACGGTGGAATGCTTTAAATCCGGTCATGACCCATCTCATCCAACATCCAGCTATAAAATGAAAGAAGGCAATGATTTCATTTACGGCATGAAGCCTGGCCAGCCTAAAAAGCCCATCACGAATGCTTCTGAAATTACGGATGAAATTATTTCCGGGTTCTTATTAGGTTCTGCAAAAGCAGGTGCTTCCATGAAAGCCATGGCAGCCTGTGAAGTATGTAATCCTGTTGTTCGGAGGGTGCTTGCTGATTCGGTTCCGAACTGTATTGAAATGGCTTATGAATTAGCGATTTATCAAAACAAACATCATTACTACCAAGTGCCTCAATTAGCGTCACAGGATATGACGCAATTACTCAATGCATTTGCTCCTGCCGGTCAGCCTGGAATGCCACCATTGCAATAA
- a CDS encoding catalase, whose protein sequence is MKYTNSELPNGESHDAKQRQLDNYRVNNFGTQMTTNQSVKVSGDEQSLKAGVRGPTLLEDFHLREKITHFDHERIPERVVHARGYAAHGEFVLHKCMKKYTSAKFLQGAGTKTPLFTRFSNVAGSKGSSDTARDVRGFAVKFYTEEGNYDLVGNNMPVFFIQDAIKFPDLIHATKPEPHNEIPQASTAHDTFWDFVANNQESAHMIMWLMSDRGIPTNFRKMEGFGVHTFRLVNSEGIAHFVKFHWKPKLGMHSLVWDEAQQISGKDPDFQRRDLWENINAGSFPEYDLGVQLIPEDDQFMFDFDILDATKLWPEEIVSVEIIGTMTLNRNVDNVFAETEQVAFHPGNVVPGIDFTNDPLLQGRLFSYLDTQLLRLGGPNFAEIPINRPVCPFHNNQRDGFSRQRIDVGQVSYHKNSLADNTPSTTPADQGGYEHYQEKVEGHVIRAGSPSFDDHFSQARLFWNSMAPYEKQHIIDAFSFEVGKVQSQSVRQQVVDMFCNVDSGLSAAIATAVGVKRPECTPATSEAASPALSMKNTTFVPETLKVAVLIGDGFDSTAIGNAVRSLRNAGVTVDIISERIGSVKGRGGKTAVANQTFITASPVLYDSLFVGGGTSGNAAEFNSYMRNYIEEAWKHFKPIAFTNDGSRHIPMTSVQEGPGIIVEKKQSDVSQAYINALAKQRFWHRSIYK, encoded by the coding sequence GTGAAGTATACAAATAGTGAACTGCCTAACGGGGAGAGCCATGACGCAAAGCAACGCCAATTAGACAATTACCGTGTGAATAATTTCGGTACACAAATGACGACCAATCAAAGTGTGAAAGTATCTGGAGACGAACAGTCTTTGAAAGCAGGAGTACGGGGACCAACCTTGCTGGAAGATTTTCATCTAAGGGAAAAAATCACACATTTTGACCATGAAAGAATTCCAGAGCGGGTGGTTCATGCAAGAGGATATGCAGCCCATGGAGAATTCGTTTTACACAAATGCATGAAAAAATATACATCCGCAAAGTTTTTGCAAGGAGCGGGTACGAAGACTCCATTATTTACAAGGTTTTCGAATGTCGCAGGAAGTAAAGGTTCCTCCGATACAGCACGGGATGTACGAGGGTTTGCAGTGAAGTTCTATACAGAAGAAGGAAATTATGACTTAGTCGGGAATAATATGCCTGTGTTCTTTATACAGGATGCAATCAAATTCCCCGACCTGATTCACGCTACAAAACCGGAACCTCATAACGAAATTCCACAAGCTTCTACTGCTCATGATACCTTCTGGGACTTTGTAGCAAATAATCAAGAATCGGCGCATATGATCATGTGGCTTATGTCAGATCGGGGAATACCAACCAATTTTAGAAAGATGGAAGGGTTCGGGGTACACACATTCCGTTTAGTCAACTCAGAGGGAATTGCACATTTTGTGAAGTTTCATTGGAAACCTAAACTTGGCATGCACTCGTTAGTGTGGGATGAAGCCCAGCAAATTAGCGGAAAAGACCCCGACTTCCAGCGCCGTGACTTATGGGAAAATATCAATGCCGGAAGCTTTCCAGAATACGATTTAGGTGTTCAGCTTATTCCTGAAGATGATCAGTTCATGTTTGATTTTGATATTCTAGACGCTACCAAGTTATGGCCAGAAGAAATTGTCTCTGTTGAAATTATAGGAACAATGACGCTAAATCGCAATGTTGATAACGTATTCGCAGAGACCGAGCAAGTGGCATTCCATCCAGGCAATGTGGTTCCGGGTATCGATTTTACGAATGATCCATTATTGCAGGGAAGATTGTTTTCCTACCTGGATACGCAATTGCTCCGTTTAGGCGGGCCCAACTTCGCTGAAATTCCGATTAATCGTCCAGTATGTCCATTTCATAATAACCAGAGAGATGGGTTCAGCAGGCAGCGCATTGACGTCGGTCAAGTCAGTTATCACAAGAACTCACTCGCGGATAATACTCCTTCCACAACACCTGCCGATCAGGGCGGATACGAACATTATCAAGAAAAAGTAGAAGGGCATGTCATCCGGGCTGGGAGTCCATCGTTCGATGACCATTTCTCTCAAGCACGACTTTTCTGGAATAGCATGGCACCTTATGAAAAACAGCACATTATTGATGCATTCAGTTTTGAAGTGGGTAAAGTTCAAAGTCAATCCGTGCGCCAGCAAGTTGTGGATATGTTCTGTAACGTTGATAGCGGACTTTCCGCAGCAATTGCAACTGCGGTTGGTGTCAAGCGTCCAGAATGCACACCGGCAACTTCTGAAGCAGCTTCACCAGCATTGAGCATGAAAAATACGACATTCGTTCCAGAAACCTTGAAGGTGGCGGTTTTGATCGGGGATGGATTTGACAGTACGGCCATTGGAAATGCTGTTAGGTCCCTTCGAAACGCCGGGGTCACGGTAGATATCATCAGTGAAAGAATTGGGTCGGTTAAAGGCAGGGGAGGTAAAACAGCTGTAGCCAACCAGACGTTTATAACGGCATCACCGGTCCTATATGACAGCTTATTTGTAGGCGGGGGGACGTCAGGCAACGCTGCAGAATTTAACAGTTATATGCGAAACTATATTGAAGAAGCTTGGAAACACTTTAAACCAATTGCCTTCACAAATGACGGCTCAAGACATATACCGATGACATCTGTTCAAGAAGGACCGGGAATTATTGTAGAGAAAAAACAATCCGATGTTAGTCAAGCCTATATAAATGCGCTGGCAAAGCAGCGTTTCTGGCATAGAAGTATTTATAAATAA
- a CDS encoding thioredoxin family protein — translation MEKLQSAEQFEVLKQGERTAFLFSADWCPDCRVIDPLLPSIEADYPEYEFVYVDRDQFIDICAEHDIFGIPSFLVYSHGEEKGRFVSKDRKTREEITAFLDHPEA, via the coding sequence ATGGAAAAACTACAGTCAGCTGAACAATTTGAGGTACTAAAACAAGGGGAACGTACAGCGTTTTTGTTTTCAGCAGATTGGTGTCCGGATTGCCGCGTTATCGATCCATTACTTCCAAGCATCGAGGCAGATTATCCCGAATACGAATTCGTCTATGTAGATCGCGATCAGTTTATCGATATTTGCGCAGAACATGATATTTTTGGGATTCCAAGCTTTCTAGTTTACAGCCACGGCGAAGAAAAGGGTCGCTTTGTTAGTAAGGACAGAAAAACACGCGAAGAAATTACAGCCTTCCTCGATCATCCTGAAGCGTAA
- a CDS encoding DMT family transporter: MGWLFVALAAVFEFIGVIGLNKYSKRKTIPTGFMFLGGFGLSFVFLYSSFQYLQVSTAYAVWIGIGTAGAVLLNMIFFGESKSLARIGSLALIIVGVIGLKALS, translated from the coding sequence ATGGGATGGTTATTTGTAGCGTTAGCAGCGGTCTTTGAATTTATAGGAGTTATCGGATTGAACAAATATAGCAAAAGAAAGACCATTCCTACAGGATTCATGTTTTTAGGCGGATTCGGTCTATCATTTGTATTTCTATATTCATCGTTTCAGTATTTACAAGTAAGTACAGCTTACGCGGTATGGATTGGAATTGGGACAGCGGGTGCCGTGTTATTGAATATGATCTTTTTCGGTGAATCTAAAAGTCTTGCAAGAATTGGAAGCCTTGCTTTAATAATTGTGGGAGTTATCGGTCTAAAAGCCTTATCCTAA